DNA from Intestinimonas massiliensis (ex Afouda et al. 2020):
GGGCGATGAGGTCGGTGAGCTCCACCTCATAGCTCCGTGCGATGCCCCACAGGGTCTCCCCCCTCTTCACCGTGTGCCACAGCGCTCCGGCACCGCCACTCCGGGCCGTCTGGTTGTGGGCGGCGGAGGCGGTCTCCTTCCACGTCCCGCGGTAGAGGTTCTGCTCCTCCCAGAAGGTAAAGCGGTAGCTGACGTAGTCGGCCCGGGGCTCCTGACGGAGGGCCAGGTCCACAAAGTAGGCCTCCGCCGTCTGCCAGACCGGGTGGACCAGCACGCCGGGGCCCGGATCGTAGAAGACGGAAGCCAGCTTTTTAAACTCCTGATAGGCGCCCTCCCCCACGAACTCGCCCTCTCCCCGCATGATCCGCCGGGTGAGTCCCAGGTCCTGGAGCTGATAGCCCCCGAAGGGGACCTTGTGGACCGCCATCTTCCGCTCGTAATCAATGGTGTAGGTTCTGGGGTTGTGGGGCCAGGTATAGGTCTTGTACCGCATGGCCGTCAAGCGCATGGGCTTCTCCCCCTTCTAAAACAGTGTAAATCGGCCGTCGTATCGCCGGGCGTCCCGCTGGAACAGGCGGTCCAGCTCCGCGGGCCGGAGGCCCGGCGTCTCCTCGGACGCCGGCGCGGGGACCCGGACCACTGTCCGGCCGGGGGCGGAGGTCCCATAGGCCGCGGCGGCCCGCAGGCGCGCCAGCCCCCAGTAGAGCCCGGCGGCGGCCTGTCCCGGCGGCGCGGTCCCCTCCAGCCCGCTCCACTCCGTCCCGCTCTCCGCCGGCTCCTGTGTTCCCCCGGCGGCGGAGCGGGCGGACGCCGGGAGGTCCGGCTCCCTTTCCCGGCGCCTTTCCCGGACCGCCGCCGTCTCCGGCGCGGCGGTCCCGTTTTGGCTCTGCGCCGCCGCTTGGCGGCTCTTCTCGGAGCTCCTTGCAGAGAGGACCGCCGCTGCCTCATGCCAGTCCCAGCTCCGTTCTTCCTCCTCCTCCAGCCGGTCCAGGCTGTCCTCGATGTAGTCCGTCATGCCTTCTCCCCCCGCCGCATCCGTTCAAACCGCTCCGGGTCGAACCCTGCGTTCTCCCCGGTCCGGTCGCCTCCCGTGGCCGCGCCGCAGACGGGGCACCGTCCCTCCCGTGCCTCCGCCCGGCAGGCGGGACACAGCGCATCCAGCGCCTCCTCGCCGTCCAGCAGCAGGTTGAGGGCGCACCACAGGTAATCCCGGTCGGTCATCGCCCGGGCCCGCGGCTCGGTGGGCAGCGCCCCAAAAGCCCGGAGCACGCGCCACTGAAGGCGCGCATAAGGCGCGTGCTCCAGGCTTTTTTTAAGTCGTGCACCCCCGGCTCTCCCTCCTCCGGGGAGGGATTTTCCCGCCGGTTGAAGGCGCTCCACTGGCGGCTGAGGGAGGCGATCTGCTCCACCGACAGGCCCTCCAGGACCGCGCCGCCGGTAGAGAACACCGGCTCTCCGCCCCGCTCCAGGGCTCGGGCCAAGAGGCAGGCGTTGGCGCACAGGGCCCGCTCCCGGTCCTCCCGCGTCAGGCCCGCCGCC
Protein-coding regions in this window:
- a CDS encoding LysM peptidoglycan-binding domain-containing protein; translation: MRLTAMRYKTYTWPHNPRTYTIDYERKMAVHKVPFGGYQLQDLGLTRRIMRGEGEFVGEGAYQEFKKLASVFYDPGPGVLVHPVWQTAEAYFVDLALRQEPRADYVSYRFTFWEEQNLYRGTWKETASAAHNQTARSGGAGALWHTVKRGETLWGIARSYEVELTDLIARNPQIKNPNLILPGEQVKIR
- a CDS encoding molybdopterin oxidoreductase yields the protein MTDRDYLWCALNLLLDGEEALDALCPACRAEAREGRCPVCGAATGGDRTGENAGFDPERFERMRRGEKA